In Porites lutea chromosome 1, jaPorLute2.1, whole genome shotgun sequence, a single genomic region encodes these proteins:
- the LOC140942558 gene encoding uncharacterized protein produces MVGSAFEGCCLPRNLHRWEECATHFDFLVCLPTPKAGESTGNTLQYLQQNGRPHQVILKLSDPSIVFSDYILGASDSAVSNLRGCRHFLHEGSDLFYLKKTFMETIEGKIKNSLGKVLAQKPGGMEMIARDSKENCTGPCPSLRVSFFKAINERLDMLPLDPDTWAGDAMTNAQMMWVNLTNWSSQFWPARTFNVYPAFQCEWPEDAKIMWLERDRFWPSEAIVQEIAQSCCYLLPLWNNFRNEHDHLTNKEVMELQITFGTSEYLLFSETGPKERQCVVILKALIEKHSLNFQILSSFVIKTVLFWYLQSIPLSQRQGLGRGELLVRLLDNLICFLNEKNLRHFFIPSVNLLDSFDSVEISNALQDVKKVRRALLDHLSELFQLEGSKRLNEDFVNKVLSFI; encoded by the coding sequence ATGGTTGGAAGTGCATTTGAAGGTTGTTGTCTTCCAAGGAATTTACACAGATGGGAAGAGTGTGCAACTCACTTTGATTTCCTTGTTTGTCTGCCAACACCAAAAGCTGGAGAGTCCACTGGAAACACTTTACAGTATTTGCAGCAAAATGGAAGGCCACATCAAGTAATCCTGAAACTGTCTGACCCATCCATCGTATTTTCAGATTACATTCTCGGTGCCAGTGATAGCGCAGTGTCAAACTTAAGGGGTTGCCGTCATTTTCTGCATGAAGGTAGTGATCtattttatctaaaaaaaactttcatgGAAACCATTGAAGGAAAAATCAAGAATTCCTTGGGTAAGGTCCTTGCACAGAAACCAGGTGGGATGGAAATGATAGCAAgggacagcaaagaaaattGCACAGGCCCCTGTCCATCATTGCGTGTCTCATTTTTTAAGGCCATCAATGAAAGATTAGATATGTTGCCTCTAGATCCAGACACATGGGCAGGGGATGCAATGACAAATGCTCAAATGATGTGGGTCAACCTTACTAACTGGAGCAGCCAGTTTTGGCCAGCTAGAACGTTTAATGTGTATCCAGCCTTTCAATGTGAATGGCCTGAAGATGCAAAAATCATGTGGCTTGAAAGAGATAGATTTTGGCCTAGTGAAGCCATTGTACAAGAAATAGCACAGTCTTGCTGTTATCTTCTTCCTTTGTGGAACAATTTCAGAAATGAACATGACCATCTGACAAACAAGGAGGTAATGGAATTGCAGATTACCTTCGGCACATCAGAGTATTTGTTATTCTCAGAAACAGGACCAAAGGAGAGGCAGTGTGTGGTGATTTTAAAAGCTCTAATTGAAAAGCATTCACTgaactttcaaattttatcaTCGTTTGTCATCAAGACAGTCCTTTTCTGGTATTTACAATCAATCCCTCTAAGTCAGAGACAAGGTTTGGGAAGAGGCGAATTACTTGTGAGACTCCTGGACAATCTAATTTGTTTTTTGAATGAGAAGAACTTACGTCACTTTTTCATTCCCAGTGTTAACCTACTGGATAGCTTTGATTCAGTTGAAATCAGTAATGCGCTTCAAGATGTGAAGAAAGTAAGGAGAGCCTTGCTTGATCATCTGTCTGAGCTCTTTCAGTTGGAGGGCTCGAAAAGACTAAACGAAGATTTTGTCAATAAAGTTCTCTCTTTCATTTGA
- the LOC140942567 gene encoding transmembrane protein 177-like: MASRKVVRVVVGLAAGTLLTVKAFPHIYPHEYVKRLMELKVNSTEMQVPARCREQLERIAPKIGVNQSEKITFFVSKSLFPMSAGATWLPNGAVIGVPLSFFFKQEQDIARFRQITNMNSGKGPLYLEGKIGAKLKDTLIMSDDNVAFLIGHELSHIKCVDLAPQILLAPSWFYVTFEIANSSRRVIPRASVFVDGIIKISVCFLSYLCYWKAQRYLNHYQEFKADEMCARSDLNVAEGGADWMLKTMNFNSFMRLLHERGTTRPQSPQRKTSEGYTHPKLLDRLRKVEVIVDQMMKENDKQYQVN, from the exons ATGGCATCTAGAAAAGTCGTACGCGTTGTAGTTGGCCTGGCAGCTGGAACATTACTTACTGTTAAGGCATTTCCACACATTTATCCACACGAATACGTTAAGAGGCTTATGGAACTCAAAGTGAACTCGACAGAAATGCAGGTCCCAGCTCGTTGCAGAGAACAGCTCGAAAGGATTGCTCCCAAAATTGGGGTCAATCAGAGTGAAAAGATCACATTTTTCGTGTCCAAGTCTCTGTTTCCCATGTCTGCTGGAGCAACGTGGCTTCCCAACGGTGCTGTAATTGGAGTgcctttgtctttctttttcaagCAAGAACAAGATATTGCAAGGTTCAGACAAATCACCAATATGAACAGTGGTAAGGGACCTCTTTATTTAGAAGGCAAGATCGGTGCTAAATTGAAAGACACACTTATCATGTCTGATGATAACGTGGCATTCCTCATTGGTCATGAGCTGAGTCATATAAAGTGCGTGGATTTAGCACCGCAAATTTTATTAGCGCCTTCCTGGTTCTATGTGACATTTGAAATTGCCAACTCGTCCCGAAGAGTCATTCCTAGAGCTTCAGTCTTTGTAGATGGCATTATTAAAATCTCTGTGTGTTTCCTCAGTTATCTTTGTTATTGGAAGGCACAACGATATCTAAATCATTATCAAGAATTCAAAGCAGATGAGATGTGTGCGAGAAGTGACCTGAATGTAGCTGAGGGTGGAGCCGACTGGATGTTAAAAACAATGAACTTTAACTCCTTCATGAGATTGTTGCATGAAAGGGGTACAACAAGGCCACAGTCTCCTCAAAGGAAGACTTCAGAAGGCTACACTCATCCAAAGTTACTGGACAGGTTAAGAAAAGTGGAAGTTATTGTGGATCAGATGATGAAAG AGAATGATAAACAGTACCAAGTTAACTGA
- the LOC140942577 gene encoding transmembrane protein 177-like — MADKIVRVCIRLGIGGLFVINASGELFPHQACKQVNALKDENGILVDVPETCREQFKEVAVKLGLKNSAQKVTLFVNEGFHAVSAGSTWFPEGAVIGLPRWYLYQTKEDVATSGLKFLGRNIQWDSEFGETVKFCYVPTKDMIGFTIGHELAHIQHLEFKMFDIFASPFWLFLTYKMIRFVHYRTFKKQAMWNLLLNLSVCGVNYFAYRLVNRKVQHFSEFNADKISAECTPQIAKGGVDFFTRRLKLNLVQRSLLGEEGEDFFTEDGNEVKSYTHPRLTDRLDQVKFILSSSDFQLDSR, encoded by the coding sequence ATGGCGGATAAAATAGTCCGTGTTTGTATTCGTCTTGGTATTGGAGGATTATTTGTGATAAATGCTTCTGGGGAGTTATTTCCCCATCAGGCTTGTAAGCAAGTTAACGCTCTAAAAGATGAAAATGGCATCCTCGTAGACGTTCCTGAGACATGCCGCGAACAGTTTAAAGAAGTAGCCGTGAAACTAGGTTTGAAGAACAGTGCACAGAAAGTGACCTTATTTGTGAATGAAGGTTTTCATGCTGTGTCTGCCGGTTCGACATGGTTTCCTGAGGGAGCAGTGATAGGTTTGCCAAGGTGGTATTTGTATCAAACTAAAGAAGATGTTGCAACTTCCGGTCTGAAATTCCTAGGAAGAAATATCCAGTGGGATTCAGAATTCGGAGAAACTGTGAAATTTTGTTATGTTCCAACGAAAGATATGATCGGTTTCACCATTGGCCACGAACTAGCTCACATCCAACACTTAGAATtcaaaatgtttgatatttttGCCTCGCCTTTCTGGTTGTTTCTGACATATAAAATGATCCGTTTTGTCCATTATAGAACTTTTAAAAAGCAAGCCATGTGGAACTTACTTCTTAATCTAAGCGTTTGTGGAGTCAACTACTTTGCTTACAGACTTGTGAATCGAAAGGTACAACACTTTAGTGAATTCAATGCAGACAAAATTTCTGCTGAGTGCACTCCGCAGATAGCTAAAGGTGGAGTAGACTTTTTCACAAGAAGACTGAAACTAAATCTTGTCCAGCGAAGTTTGCTTGGAGAAGAAGGTGAAGACTTTTTTACAGAAGATGGCAATGAAGTGAAATCCTACACACATCCACGGTTGACTGACAGACTGGATCAAGTAAAATTCATCCTTAGTAGTTCTGACTTCCAACTGGACTCGCGTTAG